In Meleagris gallopavo isolate NT-WF06-2002-E0010 breed Aviagen turkey brand Nicholas breeding stock chromosome 5, Turkey_5.1, whole genome shotgun sequence, a single window of DNA contains:
- the LOC100545729 gene encoding prolactin-releasing peptide receptor-like — MALPNDSWQNTSAPLFTGLDLLLELKPLFIPLYATLVAVACMGNLFLILLIALTKKLHCTSNFLIGNLAAADFVMCLACVPLTVSYAFEVRGWLFGMFMCYFVTLMQATTVFVSVLSLTAIAIDRYIVVAYPIRRRISRKSCVCIVACIWLLSILASVPTSLHTQYLDLNAIGHDMIICEEFWKHKERERLLYSCLMLLLSYMLPLLAVSVSFCAISYHLQKRNIPGAAYPCQDKWSKTKQKTFRVLTISVVCFAVCWLPLQVVNFIRDIDEEFTILDKRYVNVIQVSCHLIAMSSACYNPFIYASLHDKFRFHLSSYFYRKKKSSSTVSYKASRFNTCSTLADAAAGLSDKIALQARFS, encoded by the coding sequence ATGGCACTCCCCAATGACTCCTGGCAGAACACCTCAGCCCCTCTCTTCACAGGCCTCGACCTCTTGCTGGAGCTTAAGCCACTCTTCATCCCTCTCTACGCTACCCTGGTGGCTGTGGCGTGCATGGGGAACCTCTTCCTCATTCTCCTCATCGCTCTCACCAAAAAGCTGCACTGCACCTCCAATTTCCTCATTGGCAACCTGGCAGCGGCTGACTTTGTCATGTGCCTGGCCTGCGTCCCTCTGACTGTCTCTTATGCCTTCGAGGTGCGGGGTTGGCTTTTCGGGATGTTCATGTGCTACTTTGTCACCCTGATGCAGGCCACCACCGTGTTTGTCTCGGTGCTGTCCCTCACCGCCATCGCCATTGACCGCTACATCGTCGTGGCCTACCCCATCCGCCGAAGGATAAGCCGCAAGTCCTGTGTCTGCATCGTGGCCTGCATCTGGCTTCTCTCCATCCTGGCCTCTGTTCCCACCTCACTGCACACGCAATACTTGGATCTCAACGCCATAGGCCATGACATGATCATCTGCGAGGAGTTTTGGAAGCACAAGGAGAGGGAGCGGCTGCTGTACTCGTGTCTGATGCTCCTTTTGTCCTATATGCTCCCGCTGCTGGCAGTATCGGTCTCCTTCTGTGCCATCTCCTATCACCTGCAGAAGAGGAACATCCCAGGAGCTGCCTACCCGTGCCAAGACAAGTGGAGCAAAACGAAGCAGAAGACCTTCCGGGTGCTCACCATCTCGGtggtttgctttgctgtctgctgGCTGCCCCTCCAGGTAGTCAACTTCATCAGAGACATTGACGAGGAGTTCACCATCCTGGACAAGAGATACGTGAATGTCATTCAAGTCTCATGCCACCTGATTGCCATGAGCTCCGCATGCTACAATCCCTTCATCTACGCCTCTCTCCATGACAAGTTCCGCTTCCACCTCAGCAGTTACTTCTACCGCAAGAAGAAGAGCTCCAGCACTGTGTCCTACAAGGCTTCTCGGTTCAACACCTGCTCCACTCTGGCAGATGCCGCAGCTGGACTCTCAGATAAGATAGCTTTGCAAGCCAGATTCTCTTAG